CTCATCCTTGAGGTGACGGATCTCTTCCTCTAAGCGAGCGATGTTGTCCTGGTAGCCGCTGGCCTCACTAGCAAAGCGATCCTCCAGCTCCCGCATCTGCCTCATCAGGGAATCATTCTGCAGGGGAGGGGCGCCCAAGTCAAGGTCAGGTTGTTTTAAGTGGGGGGACCCTTGGGTCCAGGATGGGGGAAAGACAGCCTCAGGGCTGGGAGACACTCCAGATAGTCAAGCCCACGAGTTGTCAAACTCTTCTGAGCCAGGGAACCCTGAACTCAAATTATGTGGAAACTCAGACAATAGAACTGACAAAGGGCAGCATCGATGTTCAGCCTCTGCACCCCCTCTCAGGAGCCTCATGATTTCCTGAGAGCCCAACTGGCAATCCACCTGTTCTTACCATTGTGGTAGATTTGAggggacagaggcccagagagggcctgTGATGGGCCTAAAGTCACAGAGTGAAGGTGGGAGCTATAGGTAGAAAGGGCCTGGCCAGGCAAGGTGGGCAGGGACTCACAGTGCCTTTGAGAGCATCGATCTCGCAGGTATAGGACTGGATCTGGTGCCGGTATTCCATCATCTCCTGCTTGGCCTGGCGCAGTGCATCATTGTTCTTGTTGGCTGCCTGGGTCAGGTCGGACACCTTAGGGGCAGAGAGGGGCCCTGACATGAGGAGGATGCAGgatgcaggtgggggtgggcaagGGAGCATAGAGGCCCTGGCTCACCCTCCTCCCCATGGATGGAGCCACAGGAAACACTTCCAAACTGGACTTGAGGGGGACATAGGGGTCAGGCTGCCTACCTTCGACTTGTACCACTCCTCAGCTTCAGAGATGTTCTTAGCTGCAATGGTCTCATACTGGGCCCGGATGTCCCTGAGGGCAGCAGTGAGGTCCGGCTTGGTCATGTCCATCTCCACATGGACCTGCTGTTCTTGAAGCTGGGCCTGTAGCTCTCGGATCTCCTGCAGGGAGCATCTGGGCGTCAGTCCCCTACCAGGCACCCTCACACCCCCATTCCCAGAGCCCAGCACCACGGTCCCCCCTTTCCACCTGCTTTCACCAGTGTCTAAGGACCCTGAGGAGGAGGGCCCAGAGCATACCTCTTCGTGCACTTTCTTAAGGAATGCGATTTCCTCATTGAGAGATTCGATCCTGCGCTCCAGGTCAATTCGAGCTAGAGTGGCGGCATCCACatcctgggagaggtcaagcaaGAGGGACAGGGTCACTGATCACCCAGGCAGGGCCGAGGGAAACCAGGGGCCACACAGGGCGGGGACAGAGAGGTACGGATCCCGGGTGACTAATGAGGGCTCACCGATCGGAAGGCAGCCAAGTTGTTCTCTGCTTCTTCTTTCAGTTGAATTTCCTCTTGCAGCCTGgtggggacagacagacagaaagaaagatagaTGATTGGTGGGGATAAAACTGCCCAGAGAGTGGGCTGAGAACAGAGAaaggaggcctggctgctgggtaGAAACAGGAGAGGCCCCAcccaatggggggaggggacaggaagtgTGGCCCAATCTCTGCCCTAGAGCCACACCCTGGAAGTCTATGTCCCCATCAGATTGTGACCTCGCTGAGATTAGGAAGCCTGTCTATTTTATCCACCTCTATGTCCCTGGTTCCTAGCCCCAGCTTGGCCCGTGTAGGGGTGCGATTAATGTTTATGACCTGGGTGGCAGGGTGGTGACTCTGCTCACTTGAGCTGTCAGAAGCAGGACCCATGAGCACTGGCTCAGACTTGTGGCCCTTTCCTACCGGGAGCCCAGTGGAGCCCACCATCCGGGCCTCCCAGCTGCCTCGAGGgcccccacccactctcccctttcctctagGTTATCTGTTCCCCTGTGAAATGGCACAGCCTCAGCTAGGCCCAGGGCCCACCTCCCCACTCTACCCCCCTCTTCAGGGTCTCATCACAGAGGAGCTGAGAGCTACTGCTTGGattccccgccccctgcccttcccagctggccccaGATTTCCTCCTCTCCTATcaaaccccctttccctctgactgaacctgggcccctcctccctccacccatctgcctgcctgaccgccaGCCACATCACCCCATCATCTTCAGATGCTTTTTAAGGGGGCTGTCTATAGGGCCTTCCAAGGTTTCCCATTTCCGCCCCATGATGTCTCCAAGGAAACTCTTTTGCAAGCGTGGAGCGCAGGAGAGAGACCTGGAGTCCCTCCCGCTCAGGGGACACAGGCTGATGACCTTCTCCCTGCAAGGCGCCCAGCCCGTGGGAAGGGGTTTCTGGGAGCACAGGGTTCTCACTTGGCCTTGAGCCGCTGTAGGTCGTCCAGCAGGTTGTCGCGCTCCAGGTCGACGCGGGAGCGCTGGTTGGTGAGCACCTCCACCTGGCGCCGCAGCTCGCGCAGCTCCTCCTCGTAGATCTCGGCGACCCGCGTGGGCTCGCGGCCCTTGAGCCGGTTCACCTCGGCGGCGAGCGCTGCGTTCTGCTGCTCCAGGAAGCGCACCTTCTCGATGTAGTTGGCGAAGCGGTCGTTGAGCTCCTGCAGCTCCACCTTCTCGTTGGTGCGCGTGGTCAGGAACTCCTGGTTCACGGCGTCGGCCAGCGAGAAGTCCAGCAGCTCGCCCGCGCCGTAGGAGGAGGGCGCGCGGGCCGTCCCCAGCCGGCTGGCCCGCAGCCcgcccaggccccccgccccgcccgccgtgCGCGACATCTGGTACACGCGGGATGTCATCGAGCTCGAGGAGCCCTTGGTGCCGAAGCCAGCGCGCGGGAACACGGGCGAGCTCAGCGGGGAGCCGAGCGAGAAGGCCGGGGCCCCGCCGAAGGTGCGGCGGTAGGAGGACACGCGCTGGCTGGAGGAGTAGGCCTGGCTCATCGTGGCGGCGCGGGCGAGGCTGGGAGGCGAAGAGAAGGCGGCGGGCAGGCGGCCGGCTGGAGAGTGGATTCGGCAGGGGACACCGGGCCCCCAGCAGCCAGCACTATTTGTATCCCTCCTGACATCagcccccgccgcccctcccctgACAGCTGCAGGATCCGGCTGTCCTGCCAGGAAAGGGCGGCCACTGGCGAGGGGGCGGGGAACCCAGCTCCCCCGCAGGAGGCCTGTGGGGGGCTTGTAAGGGGTGTGAGAGAGGCTGATCCACCTAGGAGGGCAGAAGAACGGCCGGCCTGCCAACAGCTTcagcagggcagcaggcacgccggaacccccaggcaggccccttCAGCCTTTGGGTGCTGGCCTCATACTGGCCGTAGTCAGGGGAGAGAGCCCGGGAGAGGCTTCCATTTAGTTTGAGGGTCTCCTTTTTGCTCCAAGGTCATTGCTCCAAGAGACTTTGGGTCATTTCCTGAAGGGACAAGGCCTGTTCTCAAGAAAGGCTCCCAGTCACCATTTTTCCAAAGATTCTCTGGAAGTGGCAGAGGTTTGGGAGGGCTCAGGCAAAGACCAGGAGTCCACCAGCCAGACCTAGAGGAGGAGGGTCTCTAGGCAGCCTGAGCGTGTGAGCGTGCCCTAGGGTCAGACAGCAATCATGGCCAGAGCTGTCCACTGGCACCTGGGTTCTagctctaagcctcagtttccccctagACTAGTGTAGGCCTTTTCCTCCCCACCTACTGATGAGGACATGGCCTCAAGTTTACAAGAAACAGAGTGACTTCCCAGAATGGTCTGGTGTACTTTCAGTTTCCAATGGCTATGTGCACTCTCACCCCCACACCACCAACTTCACCTGGCTTCTGCCCCCTTGTGTCCACTCCACCCCTCTCTGACTCAACCCCATACCCACATCACCCACgcccacacacaccaggggttTGTGTTTTGTCACGAGCCGCATGTCAACCCAGCCATCTCCCTGACAGCAACAGCTGCCAACCCGAAATACCAGAGCCGGTATTTATAGAGGAGAATGCATGGGTCCGGTAAACAAGCGCACAGAAGAgaagctctgggggtggggccccagATACCTGAGGAGGAGGCCTGAGTGTCAGATGGTGGAGGAAGGCTTGGGGTGCTAAGGCCCACTCACTTCCCACCCCCATAATGTCCTAAGCCCCCAGCAGGAATGGAGCCCTGCAGAGGTCTTGCCCATCCGCAAGGCACTGGCTGACCCAACAGGACATGCCCACTTCTCCATGAACACTGCTGTCTCTCCACACCTCCACCTGGCACTCCACAGGCCTCTCTTAGGCCTGACCCTTTTGGAATGCAAATCCTGGAAACAGAGTTCTGGTCCTTCCCTAGCTCTGCCATCACCAGCAGAACTAGTTACTGGCAGACAAGTCCTTTACTTCTCAGTGTCATTATAAAGAGAGAATACTAGCCTTGCCATGTTCACCCTATACATGTTTGAAGAGCCTAGGGAACaatatgcaataataataataataataacgccTTACATGTACGAAGCACCTACTCTATGCCACTCTGCTGAAGCAGTCTGACTCCCGAGCTCATGCTTTGTCCCCAGGGTGGGTGTCAATGTGCCAGGTGATCTTAAAGAGCTTTGTTACTGCTGTCTTTTCAAAGCCCTTTCACATTATGTGTCTAATTTTCACCCAAGAGAACAAGCTTAGGAGGTCGGTGGGGAGTTCCAGCTATTCTTATCCATTCTCGGAGTCACTGCAAGCTGTTGCGTTCTGGTTATTTTTGTGTCTCATCTCCCAAACTAGATTCTAGACTCCTGGAGAATTTTGGAGATCATGTGGGTTCTTAGTACATTCCAGGCAGCACTGTCCTTGTTGTAGTTCAAAGTAGCCTGTGAGcttcctttctcatttccttattttggtaacaaatgtctctctctctctctctctctctctctctctctctctctcactctctcacacacacacacacacacacacacacatcaggagTGGAAAAGTGACTCAGCTCCCAGCCAGTCTTAGAACTGCATCCCTCTTACTGTAGTGATTGGCTCAAAGGGTGGTGCTGGATCTGAGCAGGGCCAATCAGAGACCTTCCCTGGGATTTATAGATGGAACTGGGATTACTAAATTGGAGCCTGGGGCAACCATGTTTCCTACCTGCTGGAAAGGTCTTTCTGGAGGAAAGAGAGGTCAACACGAAAGGAGAGGCaaagacacctggagaggaggaGAATTGCCAGGCCGGCAATCCCAAATTCTAGGCCCTGGTTCTGCAGCTCTTACTCAATTTCATGAGCTCTCTCAGTGCTCTTCCTTGCTTTGAGGCCAATAAACTTTTCCTATTTTTCAGTTAAGGAACTTGGTGTTGGCTTCTGTCACTTGGAGTCAGACAATCTTGACTAATCTACTGTAGGAAACTCCGCACCTATTTCCACCATGCTGGGGATGAAAAAACATTTGTGGGGCTCCTCTCTGAAAACAGTTTCCAGTTCACATAAGGAAATTGCCCTTCTACCCCGCACTGTCCACTCCTGTTGCCCATGTGCTACCAACCCCCTGAGCTGCCCCAGCAGGCGCGGGGCAAGCCAGCTTCATGTGTACGAGGAGGTGCAGGCCTGGCCCAGTCCACAGGTCTGCGTGTCTGTCCCCAGCCCTCTGCAAGgctagaaaaggagaaagaacccATCCAGAATCCCTGCAGGACAGGAGAAGGAGGGGCTGTCTCAGCAGGAAAAACTCTACAGTGAAAACGATGGAAAGCTGGAAAGTGAGGGAAAGACTGAAGATGATATAGATACCcaaggtgaaggaaagtctatgaGGAAGAAAAGCCAGAAATGGAGGGGAAGCCAGAGCATGAGGAGAAGCACCAGTATGAGGGACAGCCCGATGATGAGGGGAAACAAAAGAAGCAGAGCAAGTCGGAAGGTGAGGGAAAAGCACAAGGTGAGGACAAGTCAGAACCCAGGCCACGGGCTGCCGAGGAGCGCCCGGCTGAAGATTGTGTGCcgcagaaaaataaaaccaaaaacggACAGGGGGACAGATGATTCCCCCAATGACTATCAGTAGGACTTACAGGAAAGGCATTTGGGCGGTGAGGAGATGATGAGGAAATGTGGAGACACCTCAAGGGCTCAGGAAGAGCTAAGTGGGGATAAAAAGAAAACGGATGTTTTCATTGGATGCAAAGAGATGTACAGGATCCATTCCTACCTAGGGGCTAACGGGGTGGAGATAGGGGCCAAAGGGACTTACATGATATCCCATATCTTTAAAGCCCTTGGACTTTAATTCTGATTTCTCTGGTAAGAATATTCCAACCCTGTTTTCTCCGGTGGGCATTTGCCAGGTGATGTGTTTTCACCTTAAGCTAATAGTTTGCTTCAGGTGTCTGTCATTCTGGATCCCAGCAGCCTTTTTATCCAACTATACAGTGCTCTATATCAGTAGGAGATTTTCACCCATATGCATGGAAGAGATGTTCATGGCACTTTGTaaaacaataaaggaaaaagtttacacacacacatgaaattgCCCTTCTGACTAGTCCAACAGCTCAGTGTAATTGTGACATGAGGCAGgaagcaaataagtaaataaataaatccacctATTCTCTAGTAAAAATCAACCTCTCTACCAGACTTGGCTCTGAACCACTTGGGTCTGTTTCCAAAGTTAAGTTTCAGCCCTGAGGATTTGCTACCATGGAGGGCAGCAAAACAACACTCTGAGGCTTGAACGACAGGTGAAAAAGGAGCGCTCTGTTTAAGCAGCAGTGCCGCTGGGTTGGGTTTGCTAGTAGCCTCCCCAGGGACCACTTAGAAGtgaacacaccaaaaaaaataaaaacttatttggaTGGTTAATGTACTCATCACAAAATGCAAGAggcccattctgtgggttgcttTTTCATTCTGTTGGTAGTATCCTTTGATGAACGaaagttttcaatttttatgaagtccaatttatctattttttcttttatcgcCTGTGCTTTTGACTTCATATTCAAGAAATCATTGCTAAATCCAATGTCATGACTTTTACcccctgtattttcttctaagagcttTACAGTTTTATAtctttgacccattttgagttcatttttgtatgcCGTGTAaaggtaagggtccaacttcattctttcacaaatgaatatccaattttcccagcatttgttgaaaagacagtCGTTCCCCATTGAATGGTCTGGACACCCCTGTTGAAAATCATTTAGCCATATATGTGAGGATTTATTTCAGGGctgtctattctattccattggtctatctaTATACCTGTCCTTATGACAgtaccatattgttttgattactgtgtGTTTCCAGtgagttttgaaatcaggaagtatgaatcctccaactttgttcttcttttgcaAGATGTTTTGGCTACTCAGGGTGCCTTGAAATTCCATATGAGTTTTAGGATGCATTTTCCTATTTCTTCAAAAAACATTGATGGGCTTTTGACAGGGATTatactgaatctgtagatcactttgaGTAATGTTGACagtttaacaatattaaatcttccTTTAGTAAACATGGAAttcctttccatttatttctgtcttttttaatttatttcagcaatGGTTTGTAGTTTTTAATGTATAAGTCTTATATctgcttggttaaatttattccaaagtattttattctttttgatgctactGTAAATGAAATTGATCATTTGGGGGCTTTCCTGCATTCTGTTATTGTGGTGTATTATCCTAATTGATTTTTCATATCTTGAACCATCCTTCcattccaggaataaatcccacttgataaaATCAGGAAGAATGAATCCTCCTGATtttatcaagtgggatttattcctggaatgGAAGGATGGTTCCGtatataatttctttaatatgctgctgaatttggtttctagtattttgttgagaatttttatagcAATATTCATAAGGCTTATAGTTTTATTGTGTATCTTTGTCTGGCTTTGATATCAGGATAACGATGGGATGACAGAATGAGCTGGAAAGAAGTcccttattttcaaattattggaAGAGATTGGTGTAAATTCtgaaatgtttggtagaattcaccagtgaagccatctgttcCAGCTTTTTTCTTTGATGGGAGGTTTTCAGTCATTCCTCTTACTATCCTCGTTTGTATTTCACTGTATAAATTTGCAATAGTTTATTTGGCCAGTTTTTTTATTGAtagacatttatattatttttagtattttgctattataaacaatgcagCTATGAACATCCTCGGAacacttttttttgggggggacacactttaaatatataaattttaaaaaaatattttattgatttttttacagagagaaagggagagagatagaaacatcaatcagctgcctcctgcacaccccccaccagggatgtgcccgcaaccaaggcacatgcccctgactggaatcgaacccaggaccctccagtctgcaggctgacgctccatccactgagccaaaccggtttcggctttaaatatataaatttagcaGTTACATTATTTTATGGTCACACCTCTTAAGCTAATTGATATTGGAAATGGGAAGCTCCACCAAGACAGACCAGTTCATTCAGCacttatcagaaaaagaaaattcacaaatttttttttcttattaatacagtatttatttttcttccttctgtcaaACCCTGAGCCAACCACTTTCCCCAGGCTGCCTGGGGAGGTATAGGAAAAGGAACATACAGGGAAGACAAGACTCGGGAAAAAGAACTATGGGAGGTGGAGACAGCTCCTTCACATGGTGAAGGGGATGAGAAAGGCCACCATCAGGCAGAAGAGCTCCAAGGCCTTTGAGAGGGCAAAGCCCAGATGGCTAGAAATAAGAGAGGTCAGGAGATGTGGGGCCGCCCAGCTGCTGAGGCTCTCATCTGTCAGTGTCTCTGTCTCTGATAGTTTCAGCACCACTGCAGACAGTGATCGGCTCAGAgaggggcgggggacagggggagggggggcgggggcgggaaatTCACAAATTTGTGTATATGATATGGTGCCTTGTACAGTGGGTGCTATCCATATATTTTGTTGactcaaacaaaaaagaaagtcagTCCTGAAGTCTTGCTTGAGATCTTTCCAAGTTACTCGGACCTTGGAGAGTCTTGGAAACTTCAGGTTGAAGGTAACTTTATAAATCACGAGGTTGACCAGTCTCATGGCCCCACTTCTCAGTTAAGGCTTAAGTCTTCTTCATTATGACTCCAGCAAGCCTGCTCCAGCTCGAATCCCTCCACTGCCTGGGAACTTGGCGTTCCCAGGCAGCCCATCCCATTCCATACAGAGTCATTGGGTACCTAACACATGTCCGGCACGGGACAGAGGACAGGTCTGCTGTTAGAAAATATGTCTTTGTATTTGAACCCAGGTGATATGTCTCTGCTATGCCGCTTATTGTAACCTCAGAGCCAAACAGAGCACGAAGAACCCCCTTTCACAGACCTGCTCCTCAGTTACTTCTGGGGAGTGCTCAGACCTTTTGGGGATAGCCTGTTTCACCATCAccactttctctcccttccctgatCTACTGCACCAGCAAAACCCAAGCTCATCATGGCCCCCAAGTGCCCACAGGACTGGCCCTGCCCACCTTGCCCTCTCAATTCACTCACCTCCCCTTTGTGCTCACCTCACCTCGGGCACACTGCCCTCTTTTCTGTTGAATCATATTGCGGAGCTCTTTCCAGCCTCCGGGCTTCTTTGCATTTCCTgttccctgccttcccctctgcGGAGTGTCTGGAGGGCGTATGGATGCCTAGGCAGGTCTCCGAACCTCACAGAGGGCTCCCTGGCAGACAAGGGCCCTGCCTACCCATAGGACCTCCCAGACCCCGCGGATGGCACGAATAGGGAGCAGGTGGCTGATGTGAGTGGATGGCTGTGATGGGGACACTGACCAGGACAGCACAGAGCATTTAGATTGAGAAAAACTGAAGGAGGTCCAGAAGGAGAGAACTAGAAGTGACTCTTCCACTGTGCCCTGTCTGAAAGCACCTCACCTTACCCCAGGGCCACCCCAGAATCCCTGGGGGCTGACACCTCCCTCCACGATTCACACCCAcctagggggggggggtgtcctttgCCCCTTTCTCCAGGGCttatcctcctcctcttctttttgttTCCCAACTGGGGACCTCATGCTTCCATCCTTAGCCTGGATTGGGGACAGTGTGGCCGGTGTGAACTTGAGGAGCCTGGCTCTGGGCTCAGCTTTAGCACTTGGTAGGAGGCCCaagcctggggctgtgggggtggcctgccggaaacaaatcagttttactaaaaagagagatgttgacaggaagccaggaaggctggtcaacaaccttaattgctctaaccactcaccctttagttgagatattgttagctgaagcagcttccaccttggtttgtcccattaagtttttgttatttcctgcctaagggctacatgtatatttctatttatcttgcctaagatgttttccccaaagcctcaataaaagggatggcagagccagagcagtggttagttctcccactagaggtggactaccgcctggccccccatttcgccaaattgaatttcttcaagtctccattcatttgtgtgcggcccttctccagaacccgaaccctgaaccagaaccctggaccacgcgggacgtggaaagggattcctacttTCTGGCGCCTACCgagggacttctggaggagaaggtatttttcgcctaagagcgaaggaaggaaaaagtacaccgaggaaaggtgtggaaaattcaccggaaaaaggtgagggaagttcaccgcacacaaaagcccacggccagctgcagagtcgcgaactgtaagtagggtgggaacttctttttcagccaggctaatggggaagaattaggttataaatataaagtaaactttattagaatttttgtttGAATGCTTAACAAATTAAAAGATTCAGAAGGTATTCTTTTATGTTATAGAACAGTGGCCCACGATCCAGAGGCTAAGACAGAGACAGCACTCATCCTGGGGTTTCACCAACTAAACATCTGTGCCACCTGGGTAAGtccggccctccccaccccccgcccccacccccacccccaccccccaatcaggCCCAGGTGTGAAAGGGGACCAGGCAAGGTCATCTCTGAAGTCCCTAGTGTCTCCCATCCTGAGTCTCTGGGCCCAGTCTCAGGGTGGGACAGGTCCCCAGCCGAGCCCTTGCTCCCAgaagcctccctgcctccttgctcccagagcccctcccccagcagcctccctcttgctgccccctccacccaccttccctcagcTGTGATGCTGCTTAACCTCCACAGGCTGCGGAGGAGCCCGAGTGACTGTAAAAGGGAAGGAATGTCCAGAGGCAATTGTTTCTCCCTGATATCACTGGGGGGAGGTTGAGTTGGGGGGCCCAGCCAGACAGTGGCGGAGGCAGGATTCTCGCTGAAACGCATCTCTCCCTCCTGCGCTGGCCCCTCTTCCCCAGGCGCAGGCAGCGATccaccccctctcctctgtgACCCTCCGCATCTCATTAGTTTCAGACCTTCAGGCGGTAGCCTCCTCTCCCAGCTTTCTCCACCTGACCCCAGACCCTTCCCTAAGCCCCTTCCTCCGCCGCACACCCACCCCAGTTCTCACAaacccctcctccgcctccccctcATCACCCCACACCCCAGCTCCTTCTCCGGGCTCCAACCCCCTCCTGCCCCGCGCTCCTTTTACAGACATGGAGCGCTGCGGGTTTTCTGCCAAAGTAGGAGAAGTCTGGAGCTAatctcacctcctcccagcccccaaccTATCCTACCAAATAGGACGTCTGGCAGGCTGCGGGAAGGCGGAGGTGGCCGCGGTggtggagggaagaagagagggcgGGGGGTGAAGCTGAGCCTCAAGGGGAGGAGCTAATGAGAAGGGTGGAGGTGAAAGCACCCCATAAATTCCAGGTGTTATGTGCATCAGTCAGagatggggggatgggaggaTCGTGAGAATGGGGTCGGAGGTCCAGtcgaggaaaggggaggagactCAGGTAGCATTAAGGGAAGATCCCCTGGAAGGCACTCTGATGTGTTGGGAGCAGCTTGTGGCTGGGAGTCGGGATAGGCTGTGTGCCCTCTCTGgatctcagtttctctctctctctctctttttttaaaatatattttattgattttttacaaagaggaaaggagagggatagagagctagaaacatcgatgagagagaaacatcgatcagctgccccctgcacaccccatactggggatgtgcctgcaaccaaggcacatgccctccaccggaatcgaacctgggacccttcaatccgcaggccgatgctctatccactgagctaaaccggccaaGGCTCAGTTTCTCTTGCTTGAAGTGAAATATCCCTCTCT
This Eptesicus fuscus isolate TK198812 chromosome 11, DD_ASM_mEF_20220401, whole genome shotgun sequence DNA region includes the following protein-coding sequences:
- the DES gene encoding desmin, producing the protein MSQAYSSSQRVSSYRRTFGGAPAFSLGSPLSSPVFPRAGFGTKGSSSSMTSRVYQMSRTAGGAGGLGGLRASRLGTARAPSSYGAGELLDFSLADAVNQEFLTTRTNEKVELQELNDRFANYIEKVRFLEQQNAALAAEVNRLKGREPTRVAEIYEEELRELRRQVEVLTNQRSRVDLERDNLLDDLQRLKAKLQEEIQLKEEAENNLAAFRSDVDAATLARIDLERRIESLNEEIAFLKKVHEEEIRELQAQLQEQQVHVEMDMTKPDLTAALRDIRAQYETIAAKNISEAEEWYKSKVSDLTQAANKNNDALRQAKQEMMEYRHQIQSYTCEIDALKGTNDSLMRQMRELEDRFASEASGYQDNIARLEEEIRHLKDEMARHLREYQDLLNVKMALDVEIATYRKLLEGEESRINLPIQTFSALNFRETSPEQRGSEVHTKKTVMIKTIETRDGEVVSEATQQQHEVL